taaaCACAAATTAGAGAATGAAATTTGTGTACGTAATTAAAAGTCTATTATTTGTTTCTCCTAAAATAGAATGTCCTATTTCTTTCCGCTGTTAACACTGACTTGTTTGGTCAATATATGTGATAATTACACATGATGGTCCcatgttattataattaatttcggtttatgtcatttgttttagttattataatataaacaaatattttattatttctcacAGTTGACGCAATTTGCTTGCGGGAGTTTGGCACTAACTACTCACTACAATCACTGTACACTAGACGGTTTAGCAGTAAGAGATTTTGGGGCAAACTTGGCTGCATTAACACGTGGTGATTTTCTAATCGTAGTTCCTTTTGCAGATAGGACATTGCTAAGAGCAAGAAACCCACCAAAGATTAGTTACCCACATTTTGAGTATGGAAAAGCTACAAACATTGAAAACTTGTTTAGTGTTCGTGGAACAAGTAGTGGCATTAATGTAAGACAGAATGCAATACAAAACCAAATCCAGATTCTTTATTTGTCTCCACAACAAATTGCCAGCTTTAAAATGAAAGCTATTAAGGATTGTAAATTAAAGAATGTGACTACTTTTCATGTTGTTGCCGGTAAAATATGGAAGGCGAGAACTATTGCGATGAATATGTCAGATGATCAAGTGTCGACAATGTTGTTTCCTGTGGATATTAGGAAAAGAGTTTCTCCAGAACTTTCATACGGCTTTGCAGGCAAGGATGAAATACATATgagaatatttttaacaaaaaaatgttATGAGTACATAAAAGATAATCATTATATAAAATTTACCAAATCAGCCATTAAGTATTtatgtttaactcatttttaatgtgtattttatattttaatacatattttatattagtagctAATTTGGTAGTATAAATAGCTAATTTGGTTGCTAATTTTTAATGACACACAACATggttgtatttttaattattacaaaaatgtgatttttgaaatttgagcATTTATATAGGTGCTCTCATCAAAAATAGATTCTCTCAATTGTTATTAACTGTGATTTCTCACCATATACATTTTaagtaaaactaaacaaaacatgtgAGAGAACATGTTTAATCATAGAAGATCACACTTGACAATatcaattgaaagaaaaataagtgTCTCATATTCCATCCTTtaatcttttctttttgctttttattctacctaaaaactaacaaaaaaattacatctttacttttttttctcatattttctATTGAAACTTCTaacatttaaaagataaaaaagtacAGCATAATAAAATTTGCCACCACTTCatgtaaattattttcaaaacatcacataaaaataagatatttataAAGAGTAAATAATCCAATCTAAGTTCTGTGTGTAATTTTGTAAATGTTGTTGTACTTTTCTATTACAGGCAATGCTTTGGTTCCTGGATTTGCAAGAGCAACTGTGAAGGAGCTCACAGAATTAGAGGATGCTTATCATATAAAAAAAGTACAAGAAGGAATTGAAAGGTTGGATAATGAGTATATTAAATCAAGCATAGATTGGTTAGAATTGAACAAAGGAGTGCCTCGTAGGGAAGATAGCTTCTCATTGGTTTCAGGGTTGAGATTGGGGCTTGAGGACCAATATTTTGCATGGGGTAAACTAAAATGTTCAACACCACTTACTGTTAAGCCAGGTCTAGTCATGCTATTACCAACAGCACCAGGTGATGGAGGTCTTAATGTCTGTCTGGATTTACCAAAAGATCAAATGTACATATTTCGTAGGATAATGTTGGAATTCTAAAACCAGAGGCACAATCTTTATacatatataactatatataaaaataaaagtactttaGTATTATTCTAAATCAAAAGTAGGCACTCTTATGAGAGATCCCAATAAAAATAAAGTCTGACGCCATTTATTTGTTACTTTATAATGAGTAAAAGTGGACCAAATAGTTCAGTTAGGTATTTTTCATTAGTAGTAGAATTTACTATAAATAAGACTGATAgtgatataatgaattatgaataaaattaatgaattgtaCAAAAGAGGAAATAATAAGAAAGGATAAGTAACTAACTAGTGGTGTTGTGATTAgatctaacaaactaactaacgtGCTTACTATACAAAGAAAACTTTAACTAATTTCTGAATTTGGCCGAGATGTCTATTACATTTGAATTTCATTTAGCAGCACAATACATGTAGCTGTATTTTGTTACATCCCCCCACAGACTGGAATCACATAGTTTGTGCAAATCCTAGCTTAGAAATCAAGTAAGAAAATGATCTTGGAGCAAGGGATTTGGTGAACAGATCAATCGACTGCTTACTGGAGGCAATGTGCCTAAGGTTGGAAACCTCTCCTTTAAACTTATTTCTTTCCATATGACAATCTACTTTAACATGTTTAGTTCCTTCATGAAAGACAGGATTGGAAGTAATATAGATATCTGATTTGTCGTCACAAAAGATATCAACTGAAAGAGGAGGATGAATATCGAATTCCTTGAGTAGCTTGAGTAACCAAATGAGCTCATAGGTGCCATTAGCAAGGGCATGATATTTGGCCTCTGTGGACGATCTTGAGACTGTGGCCTACTTCTTACTTTTTCAAGAAATAAGAGTTTGGTCAAGGAGGAAACAATAACCACTAATAGATTTTTTGGTGCCTTAACAAGCACCCTAATCTGTGTATCTAGAGAGTTTAAAGGAATTAGTAACTGAGAAAAATAAGCCAGTTGCTAGTGATTGCTTAGATACCAAAGAACCTGATAAGTAGCCTTCAAGTTTTCTTTGTCATGCAGTAGGAGTGTGTAAGAGCCAACCCAACCCAAAATCCAGCTTAAAtctgaaatatattttttcaaatttgttatttgttcataccctgggtcgagctgtccgacccgagatgttcgacagacaaagcgaccgacctcttcaggtcaggacagcccgacctctttccaaagagctcggccaagtcatcagaaaagcccaaagaagggcccaaatagaggaacacgccccaaatcctaaggcagtccaagcctacaaAGGGAAGGGCGGTTCCCataaaagataagctgacctcacctagaagataagataagataagataactaacttatcttatctaaaaaggtcactccacaccattataaatacactggagcacccaggtataactcacactctgattctactcaatacctgcttaatacccttgctaacttaagcatcggagtcccttgcaggtaccccctaccctccggggacgaaggatcagcaccactaccaagtccaacaagtcggacacatcagcTCCGGCCACCGTACACCTACCGGACACACCGGTTCCGACCAACACAGACGATCTCATCCAAGAttggcctacagtttcaggtaaccctcggaacattggcgccgttgtcggggaacctggaagtcatcccattaacatggcggatgaccatgacaatgaccacgattcaggtttggaagacagaacgccgcataaaaacgcggacacgatactcaaagatactccagaaaccaacggagacaaaaattcatcaaatccaggagtaatagaagcacttcaaaatcgattggagcaacttgagaaagaagcccaacaccGACGTGAAAAGGAAGAAGATCTACGCCGGGAAATAaggcggcgccgagaattagaagataagcttataaaactcgaagctgatctcaaaacttaagatccattcaccagagaaatcatgaaaaccaaaattccaaaagatttcaagcttccggatatgactctatatgacggcacctcggatcccaaccatcatctcagcaacttcagaagtagaatgtacctcactgatgcctcagatgcagttcgctgcaaagcctttccaacaactctaaccaagacagccatcaaatggttcgacaacctacctccgaaatccatctcgagtttcgacgacctggccaagaagttcctggcctgattctccatacaaaaggataaagccaaacacgcacctagcctactagggatcaagcaaggagatcgggggagccttcgcaactacatggaaagattcaacaaaacatgcatggacataaaaaatcttccaacagaagctgccattatgggcctcataaatggcctacgagaaggaccatttagccaatctatatcaaagagatacccgacctccttagacgaagtacaagaacgggcacaaaaatacatcaacatagaAGAAAACTCTCGACTTAGCGAAACCTCaaggttcggttctgcctactgagataaagaatccaagaaaaaggaagatcgctccggagagaaaatcaaaaaatatcataacta
The sequence above is drawn from the Arachis hypogaea cultivar Tifrunner chromosome 4, arahy.Tifrunner.gnm2.J5K5, whole genome shotgun sequence genome and encodes:
- the LOC112794900 gene encoding acyltransferase GLAUCE, with the protein product MELIEKVVVYPEQSTLNKRIFLSNIDLCLVVYQDNVFFFDSPSSEMSFSEIFNKLCNAFGKLLMHYNFMAGRHVQSLEDSHRFEIDCNDAGIVVIAARTNRKLSEFGDIFAPNQDLEELAMFLQEEQEEEIDLKEKLLLSVQLTQFACGSLALTTHYNHCTLDGLAVRDFGANLAALTRGDFLIVVPFADRTLLRARNPPKISYPHFEYGKATNIENLFSVRGTSSGINVRQNAIQNQIQILYLSPQQIASFKMKAIKDCKLKNVTTFHVVAGKIWKARTIAMNMSDDQVSTMLFPVDIRKRVSPELSYGFAGNALVPGFARATVKELTELEDAYHIKKVQEGIERLDNEYIKSSIDWLELNKGVPRREDSFSLVSGLRLGLEDQYFAWGKLKCSTPLTVKPGLVMLLPTAPGDGGLNVCLDLPKDQMYIFRRIMLEF